The Prosthecobacter fusiformis genomic sequence TAGAACGCTGCGTCATTACTAAAGTGGGTGATTTCAATGGCAGCGGCATTGGCGTGAGCGAAGGCAAAAACGTGCGCATCGCGCGCAATGAAATCAGTTATACCGGGAGCAATGGCATCAGCCTGAGCGGTGGCGACCGGAAAAAGCTCGTCGGTCCGGGCCACATGGCTGAAGATAATCACATTCACCACATGGGGGTGTTTCGCAAAAACGCCTGCGGCATCTCCATGAATGGTGTGGACATCACCGCTGCGCATAACCACATCCATGACGGCCCGCGCATGGGCGTGCAGATGAGCGGAAACAATCTCATCGTCGAATACAATCACCTCCATCATCTGGTGCTGGAGACCCAGGACGGCGGTGCCATTTATACCGGCGGGCGGGACTGGATCAGCAGCCGCGGCAGCAAGTGGCGGTATAACAAGATCCATGACATCATCGGCGTCGGCCAGGAGGCTGGTGGGCTGAAGCATCCCTGGTTCACCTTTGGCCTGTATCCAGACGATAACAGCGGGGGGCTGGACATCATTGGCAACGTGGTCTTCCGCGTCGCCCACACCCCCATCCACATGCACAACTCCCGCGATTGCCTGGTGGAAAACAACATCTTCGCCCTGGGTCGCCGTTTCCAGTTTGACCTGCACGGCTGGACCAAGGAGCACCGTTTTCAAAGCAGCCACTTTCCCACCATGGTGAAGGGTTATGAATCCGTGGTGAACGAACCCGCCTGGAAAAACATGCGCAACATGGACCTGCATCCCAATGATGCCATCCGCGATGACGGCACCATGATGAGCGGCAACATCTTCCAGCATAACATCATGTTTGGCGATACCGAAGGTGTGAAATACGGTGACATCCGCAATGCCACCCCGAAGTGGAACACCATTGATTACAACCTGGGCTGGAACAACGGCCACCCCATTGTCACTGGCGTCAACCAGGTCGGTCCAGACATCGGCGAGCCTCTGGTGAATGACACGTTTGACACGGCTGCTCCAGGCAAGACGCCTGCGGGTTGGGGATTCAATCACCGGCCTAACAAGGACGTGCAACTCGTTGTTGCTGATGGAGTGCTACGTGCGGATTGCGCCTTTGGTGAAGATCCTAAAAATCCAAAAACCGTCTTCCATGGTCCCACCTTGCCCATCAAGCCAGGTGCCGCGTATCGAGTGAGGATGCGCATCAAGTCCAGTGAACCCACCGCACGCCTGGGCCTTGGTTTCGCCTCCTTTAAAAATGGTGAAGGTTACTGGCAGGCCGGCACCACCAGCATCACCGCCACCAATGAATGGCAGGAATTTGAGGCCACCGGCCGGATGCTGCGTGAAAACGAAAACCAGTGGAAGCCTTGGATGAAAACCTTCTGGATGCGTGTGGACTGCCACGAGCCCAAGGGGCAGGTTTTCATTGATGACGTCCGTATCACTGAAGCTGCCCCTTTGAATGAATGGTCCGCCTGGCAGGCCGCCGGCTGGGATAAAAACAGCCTCATTGCCGATCCGCTCTTTGTGGACTGGAAGAACGACGACTGGCGTCTCAAGCCCGAATCCCCCGCCTTCAAGCTCGGCTTCAAACCCATCCCCATGGAAAAAATCGGCATCAGGCCAGAGTGACGGGGGGCTACCCCCCAAGCCAACAACCCGTTGCCGATCCTCCCTCAGCACGCGATAGCTTGTCCCATGCATTATTTCATCACCGGCACCGATACCGATGCAGGCAAGACCTATGTCACCTGCCTGCTCATTGAGGCTCTGCGCCGCGAGGGGCATGCGGCGGCGGGATACAAGCCGTTGGCCTGTGGGGATCGCGTGGATGCACACGCGCTGCGTCAGGCCAGTGAGGACGCGCTGACCCTGGAAGAAGTGAACCCGGTTTATCTAAAAGTACCCGCTTCTCCGTACGCGGCATCGCTGCTTGAAAACCGCACCGTGGATGTGGAGGCCGCACGTCAGGGATTCTTCACCCTGGCCGCGCGTTTTTCACACGTCTTGGTGGAAGGGGCCGGCGGCTGGGAAGTACCCCTGACGGATAAGCTTAGCATGGCGGATCTGGCTGCCGATTTGGCCATTCCGATCATTGTTGTGGTGAATAACAGGCTCGGCTGCCTCAATCACACCATCCTCACGGTAAAAAATATCCAGGCACGTGGCCTGACCTGTGCCGGGATCATCCTGAATTATGCGCAGGATGAACGGGACCTCGCCAGCATCTCCAACCGCATGGTTTTGCAGCAATTCCTAGGCGTACCAGTCTTGGCGGAGATCATGCATGGTGAATCTCAGATGGATTGGCCAGCGGATCTGGCCCTCTGAAGCGTGTCACTTTTTAGAAGAATTGGGGTATCAAGATAAGGAGCATGTGCCGAAATGCTTGATTTCCCGTCTGCTGTCCCGATGATGGCGTTTTATACCGTCGCCCAACCACGATGAAATTTGCCATTTTCGGAGACATTCATGCCAATCTGGAGGCCCTGCAGACTGTTCTGTGGGACGCCCAGGAGCAGGGGTGTGCCAATTACGTATGTCTCGGTGACATCGTCGGTTATGCCGCCAATCCGGCTGAGTGTCTGGAAACCGTGCGCCAGATGGGCTGCCCCGTCGTCCGGGGAAATCATGATGAAGGTGCCGCCAGTGAAAGCACGCTGGAAGAGCTGAATCCCCTGGCCCAGGCCGCCCTGCTCTGGACCCGCCAGCAGCTCACCGAAGATCAGCGCCAGTGGCTGCGGGATCTGAAACTCGTCCGTCAGGTACGGGATTTCACCATTGTCCATTCCACCCTGGATTCACCTGGGGCCTGGGGTTACGTGACGAATCGCTTCGATGCGATGGCCAGCTTCAGCTACCAGTTTACCCAGGTCTGCTTTTACGGTCACACGCATGTGCCGCGCATTTTTGAAAAGGACGATTCCGTCCGCGCCGCGCGGGGCAATGACGTGACCCTCCAGCGTGGAGTGAAGTATTTTGTCAATGTCGGCAGCGTGGGCCAGCCCCGAGATGGAGACTGGCGTGCCGCCTATGCCATCTATGATGTGCAGGCGCAGACCATCTCCATCCGCCGTCTGGAATATGACATCCAGACCGCGCAGGACAAGATCCGCGCCGCCGGTCTCCCCTCCCTGCTCGCAGAGCGGCTTTCCCTCGGTAAATAAAATGAGCGTATCTGGGCTGCCCTCCCTGGCTGGATTTCGGTCCGCCATGATCGTCAAACCCAGCTCGCTAGGCGATATCGTCCACACCCTCCCTGCCGTCCAGGCCATCAAGGAAGCACATCCGCAGCTCAAGCTGCGCTGGCTGGCCAATACGGAATGGACTCCATTGCTCCAGGGTTCACCGCTGCTGGAAGAGGTCATTTCCTTTCCGCGCAAGCAATGCCGCGGCCTGCCAGGCCTGTTCATCCTGCGGCGCTGGGCTAAAAGCTGGCGCGCCATGCCGCGGGAGGCCCCAGAGATCGTTTTGGATTTCCAGGGTCTGTTTCGCAGCGGTTATCTCTCCCGTGCACGCGGCTCCCGGCCCGTCATTGGCCTGTCGGATTCACGGGAAGGCGCACGCTTTTTTCACGATCACATCCTTCCTGTAGATGCGGGGGCGCATGCCGTGGATCGTTACCTGGCCATTCCGCGTGCCTTGGGTATTCCCGTGGATGCTGAAAAGCTCACTTTTCCCCTAGCGCAGGGGCATCAACCTGCTGGCTGGCCGGACAGGCAGGACCTCATCGTTGTGCACCCCTGGTCTCGTGGAGAGGGGAAGTCGCTTTCACCAGAGGCCTTGCAGTCCCTTTGTACTGCCCTTGCTCCCTTGCCAGTGGTCCTCGTGGGCATGTCCCAGGGCGCAGCCATCCCGCAGGGAGAACACATCACGGATTTCAGCAACCGCACCTCCCTGGCGGAGCTCATCTGGATCCTGCGTCAGGCACGCTTTGTCATCAGCGTGGACAGCGGCCCCATGCACATCGCCGCAGCGGTGAATGACCGCACCCTGGGCATCCATACCTGGAGTGATCCGCGCCAGGTCGGCCCGTACAATCCGCGCGCCTGGGTGTGGAAGGCAGGCCGCATTGCCCATCGTACGGGTTTTCAGCCTCAGGAATACGGGATGGAAAAACAGGTCACTGAGGCCGATGCCGGAGACATCGCCGCCTTCGTACGCAACTTCCGAGACTAAGCATTGACAAGCGAGGACTGATTTCTACACTCGCATTGTAATTCAACTGCATACGGGACCGGGAGGTTATCACTCAATGAGGAACGACGAATCTGAAGAGCCGAGGCGCGGCAGCCCTGCGCTGCATTCTGAGAAGATCATGACGGACAGGAAGATTTTCTTCCTCGATCTCAAGGAGAACGAGCGTGGCCGTGTCATCAAAATCACCGAGGATGTACGTGGCCGTCGTGATACCATCATGCTGCCCCTGGAGGCTGCCGATGAGTTCCTCGATGCCCTTCAGCGCATCCTGGAAGTGGAGCGCGACCTGGAGTAGTCCGCCTTTGAGCCTGTGACTTCCCCCGCACACCCATGACGGAGGAGGAAATCTTTCATGCCATCCTGAGCCAGGGTGATGCTCAGGAGCGCCAGCGTATCCTGGCGGAACACTGCCCGGACGATCCGGTTCTGCGTCATCGGGTGGAGGCATTGCTGGACTCGCTGAAGACGGAAAACTTCATGCGCGTGCACCTGGAGCCGCCCACCACGCCCCTGCCAGTCAAGGAGATGGAGAGTCAGTCCATCGGCCCTTACAAGCTGCTCCAGCAGATCGGGGAAGGGGGATTTGGCACCGTCTGGATGGCGGAGCAGACCCATCCAGTGCAGCGGCGCGTGGCTTTGAAAATCATCAAAGCCGGCATGGATACCAAGGAGGTCATTGCCCGGTTTGAGCAGGAGCGGCAGGCACTTGCCCTCATGGACCACCCGAACATCGCCCGTGTGCTGGATGCCGGGGCCACGGAGACCGGGCGTCCATTTTTTGTCATGGAGCTGGTGCGCGGTGTCCCCATCACCCGTTTTTGTGATGAGCATCTGCTCACCCCGCAGGCCCGCATCACCCTCTTTACCAAAGTCTGCCGGGCCGTCCAGCACGCCCACATGAAGGGCGTCATTCACCGGGACCTGAAGCCCTCCAATATCCTCGTCACCCTCCATGACGGAGTGCCAGTGCCGAAGGTCATTGACTTCGGGATCGCCAAGGCCATGCAGCAGCGCCTGACAGACAAGACTCTCTTCACCCACTTTGAGCAGATGGTGGGTACGCCTCTTTACATGGCACCGGAGCAGGCCGAACTCAGCGGCCTGGACATTGATACCCGCTGCGACATCTATGCTCTCGGCGTCCTGCTTTATGAACTGCTCACTGGCCAGACACCCTTTAGCCAGGATGAGCTGATGAAGGCCGGCTTTGATGAAATGCGCCGCCTCATCCGCGAGCGCGAGCCGAAGAAACCCTCCACCCTTTTAAAAACCCTGGCCGCTGCCACCGCCAGCACCGTGGCCACCCATCGCCAGAGTGAGACACCGAAGCTCATCGGCCTGCTCAAGGGCGACCTCGACTGGATCGTTATGAAGGCCATGGAAAAGGACCGCCGCCGTCGTTACGAAACGGCCTCGGCCCTCGCGGATGACCTCCAGCGCCACCTCGATCACGAGCCTGTCCTCGCGCGCCCGCCTAGCACCGTTTACCGTCTGCAAAAGCTGTTGCAGAAAAACCGCGCAGCCTTCATCACCATCAGCCTCGTTGCCCTGTCTCTGCTTGCCGGGCTGGCCATTTCAACGACGCTTTATGTTAGGCTTCGGGTTGAAAAGGCCCAGCGTGCCGTGGAGGCCGCCCAGTTCGCCATCATGAGCGGGGAGGATGAATGGATCACCGCCACCATCCGTGAGTGCACTGCTGCTGGCGTACCCCGGACCTTCATCGGCCTGCTGGAGGGGGAGCAGCACCTCATCCAGGGACGCGTGGAGGATGCCATCCGCACGCTCGAAGACCTCGTCCACGAAGCACCCAAAAGCATCCCGGCCCGTGCCCTGCTGGCCACCGCTCATGACCTGGTGGATGATACCCGCAGCTACCACCGTGTGATGGCTACCCTGGCCGATGCAAAACCCAAGGAGCGTGAGGATTACCTCATCCTGGGCCATGCTCTTAGCCACAGCGATGATGAAAAAGAGCGCCAGCAGGGTGTCGAGTTCATGGCCCACGCCATTCACCAGATGCGGGATTCCCCCATGGCCCGCGTCCTCCTGGCGGAGGCTCGCACCCGCCTTGCCGTGCACAGCCGCAGCCTCGAAGAAATCCAGGAAGCCATTGCCGATATCAATGCCGCCCGTGGCTGGCAGCGCCACGGTATCGCCGTGCTCGCCATCAGTTCCTGGGCTCACGCCGTCGGCGCACAGATCGCTGAGGAAAAGAACCGTGCAGATTTGCGTCACTCCTGGTTAGCCGTCGCTAAAACCGACGGTGAGCAACTGGTCACCTTCGACAGCTTTTATGCGGAGAAATACCTGAAGCTGCAAAAGGAGATCTTTGCACAGATGGGGGTCGATTGACGTTCTCTAGCGAATCAATCATGGGGTTTTGGCTCCGAAGGGTCAGGCGATTTTCAGTGTTGTATTCGCCTGGCACAGTTCATCATGAATGATGCGGATGGCATCGGCGGTAGGATGGACAGTTTCACTTCCAAGTTGTTCCAGGAAACGGCAGGCGGCGAAACCTCGGGCCTTTTCTTCATAGGCGGCGATCCAGCGGTTACGGGCAGGCAGGTGCTCAGGCTTCACTGGCCAGTAACCAGGCCGGGGACGGATGTGTTCGCGGATGCCGATGCGCCAGGGTTTGGGGCTGAGTCGGGCACGGAAGCAGTGCTGGTTGCGACACATGCGGACATAAACGGGGTCAGTATCCAGTGCCTGGAAGAAATCCTGAACGGCCTCATCCCGCGCACCGAAGGTTGCATGCATCACGAGAATCCGCAGGCCTTTGGGGGTCTCATACACGCGCAAGTGCCAGTCCGGATGTTTACGGGAAAACTGACGGATGCGTTCATGCGCTCGCTCTCGGGTTCCTCCTTTGATTTTTTCATAGGCCCGAAAAAGCGCCAGGGCCAGGGGGGATCCCACCACCAATGAAACCAGAAGGCTGACCACCCCTGCCATCACCGACCATTGCCATACACCGAGCCCGGCTGAGAGGGCAACGAGGACCAGATAAACCGTGCAACTCAGGTTCATCGGTACGCTTTCGCCATAGTCCACATCTGCAAAGAGCACGTCGGGTGTGTTCAGGCAGCGGGCACCGTAGAGGTTACGGGTGATGACGGCCTCGCCATGACGGGCCAGGATTTCCTCCCGGATAGGCACGCCCTCTGCACCATTGTAAGCCAGTTTAGGCTCGTATTTTTCCACCATCTCCCCAGCGGCGATTTCACGCAGGGCAGCCATGGCCCGTTCATCGGCCAGGGCCTGCGCCTCCTCCTGACTGACGTCTGACCAGCCGAACCGGCGCACAGTGACCTGATGGTCATCCACACGTGCTTTGACCCGGCCTTCGGCCCAGAATTCGGGGACAATCATACTATGACCATGAAAAGCGCCATTGTGCCTGTCAAAACATCATTCCTTTGCACGCAGCACGCTTTGCTATGGTTAAAGCAAATCCAGTTTGAACTCCTCTCGAAGCTGGATAGCCAACTCCGGTAGCTGGCTCAGCCCGATTGCTCGTATAGGGTCATCCGGCCCTGCCAGCGGATAATCACGATCCCCCATGTAGATGGCATAAAGCCGGGCAGGTTTTAAATCAGCCATCACCGACTTCATGGAGGCCGTCATTGTAGGTGGGGCATACTTGATTTCAAACCCGATGAGTCCTAAGGGAGTTTCGATGACCAGATCTAGCTCTGCTCCAGAATGGACTCCATAATGGGAGCATCTGTCTTCGTAAACACCTAACAGGCGAATGATCTGGTCAATCACAAATGCCTCCCAAGATCCTCCCATTTTGGGATGAGACTGTAAAGTTGCCAGAGAGTCGATGCCTAAAAGCACATGCGGCAGTCCGCTGTCACGAAACAGTAGTTTGGGGGCTTTACGAAGACGTTTGCCGACATTGACATAATACGGCGGCAGCAGGCGCACATGGAACAGTCTCCAAAACAGGTCCATGTAGCGGCCTATGGTTCGCGGTGTGG encodes the following:
- the bioD gene encoding dethiobiotin synthase, translated to MHYFITGTDTDAGKTYVTCLLIEALRREGHAAAGYKPLACGDRVDAHALRQASEDALTLEEVNPVYLKVPASPYAASLLENRTVDVEAARQGFFTLAARFSHVLVEGAGGWEVPLTDKLSMADLAADLAIPIIVVVNNRLGCLNHTILTVKNIQARGLTCAGIILNYAQDERDLASISNRMVLQQFLGVPVLAEIMHGESQMDWPADLAL
- a CDS encoding DNA-binding protein; this translates as MRNDESEEPRRGSPALHSEKIMTDRKIFFLDLKENERGRVIKITEDVRGRRDTIMLPLEAADEFLDALQRILEVERDLE
- a CDS encoding metallophosphoesterase family protein, which gives rise to MKFAIFGDIHANLEALQTVLWDAQEQGCANYVCLGDIVGYAANPAECLETVRQMGCPVVRGNHDEGAASESTLEELNPLAQAALLWTRQQLTEDQRQWLRDLKLVRQVRDFTIVHSTLDSPGAWGYVTNRFDAMASFSYQFTQVCFYGHTHVPRIFEKDDSVRAARGNDVTLQRGVKYFVNVGSVGQPRDGDWRAAYAIYDVQAQTISIRRLEYDIQTAQDKIRAAGLPSLLAERLSLGK
- a CDS encoding glycosyltransferase family 9 protein, which gives rise to MIVKPSSLGDIVHTLPAVQAIKEAHPQLKLRWLANTEWTPLLQGSPLLEEVISFPRKQCRGLPGLFILRRWAKSWRAMPREAPEIVLDFQGLFRSGYLSRARGSRPVIGLSDSREGARFFHDHILPVDAGAHAVDRYLAIPRALGIPVDAEKLTFPLAQGHQPAGWPDRQDLIVVHPWSRGEGKSLSPEALQSLCTALAPLPVVLVGMSQGAAIPQGEHITDFSNRTSLAELIWILRQARFVISVDSGPMHIAAAVNDRTLGIHTWSDPRQVGPYNPRAWVWKAGRIAHRTGFQPQEYGMEKQVTEADAGDIAAFVRNFRD
- a CDS encoding right-handed parallel beta-helix repeat-containing protein; the encoded protein is MSLNRLLFLASLLCWVPLAQALEVRVSPTVSLTDALNQIREARKAGNLEAATILLPEGMIELTETVTLDAQDSNLTITGSKATLVGAPTVTGWEKHEGQILKAVVSKLLPKGFRPTQLLFDGERQILARYPNFDAANPLYGGWAFVAEFPPGGAPEGHVWKKTLYVKPEDVRKWAHPEEVELNIFAQYGWWNFIEPVVSLDPETRLLTMKKNCTYDYHPHNRFHFQNALEELDAPGEFYYDKRTSSLYFWPPQPIEGHEVRLPTSAGFFKIKPGAKNIIIRGLTLTGCQGSAITFEGAEDCLVERCVITKVGDFNGSGIGVSEGKNVRIARNEISYTGSNGISLSGGDRKKLVGPGHMAEDNHIHHMGVFRKNACGISMNGVDITAAHNHIHDGPRMGVQMSGNNLIVEYNHLHHLVLETQDGGAIYTGGRDWISSRGSKWRYNKIHDIIGVGQEAGGLKHPWFTFGLYPDDNSGGLDIIGNVVFRVAHTPIHMHNSRDCLVENNIFALGRRFQFDLHGWTKEHRFQSSHFPTMVKGYESVVNEPAWKNMRNMDLHPNDAIRDDGTMMSGNIFQHNIMFGDTEGVKYGDIRNATPKWNTIDYNLGWNNGHPIVTGVNQVGPDIGEPLVNDTFDTAAPGKTPAGWGFNHRPNKDVQLVVADGVLRADCAFGEDPKNPKTVFHGPTLPIKPGAAYRVRMRIKSSEPTARLGLGFASFKNGEGYWQAGTTSITATNEWQEFEATGRMLRENENQWKPWMKTFWMRVDCHEPKGQVFIDDVRITEAAPLNEWSAWQAAGWDKNSLIADPLFVDWKNDDWRLKPESPAFKLGFKPIPMEKIGIRPE
- a CDS encoding serine/threonine protein kinase → MTEEEIFHAILSQGDAQERQRILAEHCPDDPVLRHRVEALLDSLKTENFMRVHLEPPTTPLPVKEMESQSIGPYKLLQQIGEGGFGTVWMAEQTHPVQRRVALKIIKAGMDTKEVIARFEQERQALALMDHPNIARVLDAGATETGRPFFVMELVRGVPITRFCDEHLLTPQARITLFTKVCRAVQHAHMKGVIHRDLKPSNILVTLHDGVPVPKVIDFGIAKAMQQRLTDKTLFTHFEQMVGTPLYMAPEQAELSGLDIDTRCDIYALGVLLYELLTGQTPFSQDELMKAGFDEMRRLIREREPKKPSTLLKTLAAATASTVATHRQSETPKLIGLLKGDLDWIVMKAMEKDRRRRYETASALADDLQRHLDHEPVLARPPSTVYRLQKLLQKNRAAFITISLVALSLLAGLAISTTLYVRLRVEKAQRAVEAAQFAIMSGEDEWITATIRECTAAGVPRTFIGLLEGEQHLIQGRVEDAIRTLEDLVHEAPKSIPARALLATAHDLVDDTRSYHRVMATLADAKPKEREDYLILGHALSHSDDEKERQQGVEFMAHAIHQMRDSPMARVLLAEARTRLAVHSRSLEEIQEAIADINAARGWQRHGIAVLAISSWAHAVGAQIAEEKNRADLRHSWLAVAKTDGEQLVTFDSFYAEKYLKLQKEIFAQMGVD